One segment of Rubripirellula amarantea DNA contains the following:
- a CDS encoding tetratricopeptide repeat protein, translated as MAFYNRLPSGQPSQSRQTDCQSRLTDDGWSGIFIQKFWVWVGLSVLATCQTGCQWAAGGQNATGARLYEQGQYSAALQQFQKVIATDPENADGYYNLAATNHRLGNQRGDSQQITQAEALYNQCLDHDPNHVECHRGLAVLLVDTGRPDRAFALMKNWAAQNPQFAEPRIELARLYEEVSDPSTALKYLEDAVQKDPNNSRAWLALGRLREQTGDLNQALQNYQRSLALNGSQPMAAERIASLSRQISANFEAVSAQGGTQIASQPGFGSGMVRRYKAADEDPSAQ; from the coding sequence ATGGCTTTTTACAATCGTCTGCCATCAGGCCAGCCCTCACAATCCCGTCAAACCGACTGTCAAAGTCGACTTACCGACGATGGATGGTCAGGAATTTTCATACAGAAATTTTGGGTCTGGGTCGGTTTATCCGTCCTGGCGACCTGCCAAACGGGCTGCCAGTGGGCCGCGGGTGGACAAAACGCCACCGGCGCCAGGCTGTACGAGCAAGGCCAGTATTCCGCCGCGCTTCAGCAATTCCAAAAGGTGATCGCGACGGATCCCGAGAACGCGGACGGCTACTACAACTTGGCCGCGACGAACCACCGGCTGGGCAACCAGCGAGGCGATTCGCAGCAGATCACTCAGGCCGAAGCACTCTACAATCAATGTCTCGACCACGACCCCAACCACGTTGAATGTCACCGTGGCCTCGCAGTGTTACTGGTTGACACAGGGCGACCCGATCGTGCGTTCGCGCTTATGAAAAACTGGGCGGCCCAAAATCCTCAGTTTGCTGAGCCTCGAATCGAGCTCGCACGCTTGTACGAGGAAGTGAGCGATCCGAGCACCGCTTTGAAATACCTTGAAGATGCCGTTCAAAAGGATCCCAACAATTCTCGCGCCTGGCTCGCCTTGGGTAGACTCCGAGAACAAACCGGCGACCTTAACCAAGCGCTTCAAAACTACCAACGCTCGCTTGCGCTAAACGGTAGCCAACCCATGGCTGCCGAGCGAATCGCGTCGCTAAGTCGCCAAATTAGCGCCAACTTCGAGGCCGTCAGCGCCCAGGGAGGCACTCAAATTGCCTCGCAGCCTGGTTTCGGCAGCGGTATGGTGCGTCGCTACAAAGCTGCCGACGAAGATCCGTCGGCTCAATAG